DNA sequence from the Hyalangium ruber genome:
GGCGGTCGACACGAAGCGCGTCTTGAGCTCCTGGGCGAGCAGGCGCAGCACCGGAGTCTCATCCAGGCCGAGCCGCACCAGACACTCGCCCAGCTTCTGCCCCGTCTCCTTCTGCCGCTCGAGCGCCCGGGCCAGCATTTCCTGCGTCACGACACCGTCCGAGAGCAGCTGCTCGCCGAGCTTGCGCGCCATGGCTCACGGCCTCCAGTAGTGGAGGAGCAGCCGCGCGGGGATGCTCAGCGAGAAGAAGATCAGGGCGCCGACCAGGGGCTTGAGGTTGATCCCAGGTATGCGCTGGTGCAGGGACCGCAGGACGAAGATGCCGCCGACACACATCACGGCGCCGCACGCCATGGCCAGGCGGATGTCGGGGCTCCAGCCCACGCCGACCCACAGGGCGATGAACACGAGCGACAGACCGATGCCCGTGAGTCCCGCGAGCTGCTGCTGGCGCTGGACCTTGCGCCCTGACAGCGCCTCGATGTCGCGCCAGACGGCCAGCTGGGAGCGCACCTCGTCATAGCCCTGCAGATGGGGCGAGACGACGATGACGTCGCCGGGTTTGCGGCCACGGACGACGAGCCCCAGGAGGGAGGACTCCTCGATGCGCGCCACCTCGCCACGGCCCAGCTGCTTCGCCGGGAGGATGGCGCTGTGGTGGGACAGCCCCCGGTCGTCCAGTTCGAGCGAATAGGTCTCGAAGTGCTGGGCGAACTGGTACTCGGCCTTGCGCAGCCCGCTCCAGACGCTGAAGACCATGACTCCCAGACCGATGACCCCCAGCACACTCAAGGTAACCGGGGACAAGGGCATGCCAGCGAGCGGCGGAATGGCGATGCCCACGCCGAGGGCCACGACCATGAGGGGAATGCGCCCGTACACCATGCGGCGGTGGTCCCTCATCATCAGGGCCATGCCCTCGGGGCGGAGTCGATAGGTGCTCATGCGAGGCCCCTAGCCTACGTCACAACGCCACTCCCGCGTGACGTTCGTCTAGAGTTACCGCTTCCGGGAGGGACAGAATGGCAACGAAGAAGGCCCCAGCGAAAAAGAGTCCGGCGAAGAAGGCTCCCGCCAAGAAGGCCGCGGCTCCCAAGAAGCCCTCGAGCTCCAGCGGCCTCGGAACGCGAGAGCGCCCCTGGGTGCTCAAGACTCCGCCCGGAACATCGGAGTTCGAGGCCTTCCGAGACGACACGCTCGACCCTCCCGCGCTCGTGGTGCGCGTGGGCAAGACCGAGCTGCGCTACCACCTTCGCTGCATCGAGGATCTGCGCGCCATGCTGGCCGCTCACGGAGATTGGATGCCGCTCGGCGGCGCGGATGAGCAGAAGCCCGCCGCCGAGGGCAGCGTGGAGTCCTGGGGGCGCTCATCGAAGAACCCCGTGGGAGGCTGGTACGGCCTCAAGAAGGGGCTCCGGGGACGCTTCGGAGTGTATGTGCCGCCCGTGCTCGAAGCGCTCGGGCTCGCCGAGCTCGAGCATCAGCCCAAGAACAATCGGATGCGCGCGCGCGCCCCATAGCCCGTGCGCCCCCCTGCGCGTCCAGGCGATACCTTTGTTGAGTTATGGGGCGATCGCCTGGACTGGCTTGAAGGGTCCGGCCGCGAGGAACTAGAGCCAAGCTATTCCCTGGGGGGCTCATGCAAGGCTTGTTTCTATACGGCTCGGGAGGCCACGCCTCCGTGGTCGCCGACCTGGTACGCGCGAATGGCCAGTACGCGATTCTCGGGTTGATCGACGATGATCCACTCCTGGCTGGCGGGGAACGCTTCGGACACCGGGTGCTGGGGGATCGCCATGCGCTCACGAGCGAACGGACGGACAACCTCTTCCTCGGCATCGGCGACAATCACACGCGCCAACGCCTCTCCGCTCAGCTCGCCGGGTGGCGCTTCCCCACGCTCATCCATCCCACCGCCGTCATCGGAGAGAACGTCTCCATCGGCGCGGGCACGGCCGTGATGCCCTTCGCGGTCATCGAGCATGGCGCCACCATTGGCGAGCACTGCATCATCAACAACGGCGCGGTGATCGGGCACGGGAGCCGCATCGGCGCCTACTGCCATGTCAGCGGCAAGAGCGCGCTGGGGGGTGGGGTCACGCTCGAGCCCTTCGTGTTCGTGGGCATGGGGGCCGTCGTTACGCCCGGCGTCACGGTCGCGAAGAACTGTCTGTTGTCGGCCGGCTCCATGACGTCGAGAGACATCGGCGAAGGCGCCACGGTCGTCGGCAATCCCGGGCGTCCCTTCTTCAACCGGCGCGGAATGGGCTAGCACACAACAGCCGCCCATCTTGGAATGATCGGCACTGCCAGCTTCACCCTATCCAGGTAGAACTCGTCCAGCATTGCTGTCTGGGACACGGGCTCCCAGCCACTGCATGAGGAGACGAGGATGTTCTCGTTGTCGAGTCCATGAGACTCCCGCGCGTCGCGTCGCAGAGTGCCTTGCTGGTGGGCCTCCTGCTCACAGGCTGCCTCCATGCGCCGCGACTCGCGTACAGCCTCGATGTCCCCGCCCAGGCGCTCACCGTGGCGGGGGCTCCCCCCATTCAGGATGGGCGCGTGCGCTTCCGGGAGATCTTCTGCGCGCTGCTCGACCGCGCGCCCGGCACCGGGGTTCGGCCGTGTGCGGAGCTGCTCCATCGCTTGAGCGATGAAGCTCCTGGAGTCCCCTCCCCCCAGGCCATGCCCGCGCATGCGCCGAGCCTCGCGCTGCTCTTCGTCCCCGGGCTTCCGGGCGAGTGCGTACCCGGGCTCTCCCGACCGCTGGAGCCTGCCGTGGAGCACATGCAGCGCTTGGGCTACGAGGCGCGGCTCGTGCCCGTGAGTTGCCTGGCGAACAGCCAGACCAATGCAGCGCAGCTCGCGCGCGCCATCGCGGCGACCCGGGCCGAGGACGTCATCCTCGTCGGACACTCCAAGGGAGCGGTCGACATCCTGGAGCTGCTCGTGACGGCTCCAGCCGAGGCCGCGCGGGTGCGAGCAGTATTGAGCGTGGCGGGTGCCATCAACGGCTCCCCGCTCGCGGAGGCACGAGAGGGCCCCGCGGGGCTGCTCCCTCGAAAGATGGCCTCCCGCTGTGAAGCCGTGGAGCGGAGTGCCCTGGCGGAGCTGAGGCGGACGGCGCGCTTCCGCTGGCTCTCTTCCCATTCCCTACCCGCGCAGACGCATTACTTTTCGCTCGTGGCCTTCACACCGCCAGAGACGATCTCCGCCCCGCTGCGCCCGTCCGCGAACGCGCTGGCCCGGTTCGACCCACGCAACGACGGGCAACTGCTGTTCTTCGACCAGGTGATTCCGGGCTCGGCGCTGCTCGGCTACGTGCGCGCCGACCACTGGTCCGTGGCCACCCGACCGACGGAGCCAGGGGCTTCCAGGAGCACGGCATGGAAGCACTGGCGCCCGTTTCCCCAGGAGTTGCTGATCGAAGCAGCCATCCTCCACATCATCGAAGCGCTCGAGCATGCCGGTGCCACTCGATGAGGCCTCCCGCGCTCCCCTTCTTGGCGCTCCTCGCGAGCCTCCTCGTGGGAGGACCGAGGTGTACCCCCCCGCGGCTTCCGTACAACCCGGACCTGCCAGCGCTCCAGCTCTCCGTGGTGGGGCAGCCGCCGGTGCGAGATGGACGCGCCCGCTTCCGCGAACTCTTCTGTGCCCTGCTGGAGCGAGAAAGTACGGCCGGCCTGGATTGCGAGTCCCTGCTCGTCCGCTTCACGGATGAACCGGTGGTGCCTGCCGAGACACGAGCGCTACCTGCGCATGACCCACGACTGCACCTGTTGCTGGTGGCAGGCTCGTTCGCGGAGTGCTTCGACGCGGCGCGCATGTACCCGGGGGCGGTGCGCAAGCTGAGCTCGCTGGGCTACGCGATCCGCGAGGTGCGCGTCAGCGGTCGCTCGAGCAGCGCGTACAACACCCCGCGCATCGCCCGTGCCGTGGCACGAGAGCTGCGGGTCGCCGAGGGCCCGCTGGTGCTCGTGGGCTACTCGAAGGGGGTCACGGACATCCTCGAGTTCCTCATCCAATACCCATCCCTGGCCGCGAAGGTTCAGGCGGTGGTCAGCATCGCGGGCAGCGTGAACGGCTCTCCCATGGCGGAGCGCTTCGCCGGTCCCTACCGTCCCTTCGCCTCCTGGCCAGTGGACGCCTGCCCCCCCGGAGACAGCCATGTCATCGAGGACCTGCGACGCGAGACGCGGATGAACTGGCTGGCCCGGCACCGGCTGCCTGGGCACATCCGCTACTTCTCGGTGGGGGCGAGCGCGCCCGCGCCCGAGGTCGGCCGGGCGATGTTCCCCATCGAGGGCCCGATGCGCCGCCTCGAGCCCTACATCGACGGCCAGCTGCCTTTCTACGATCAGCTCGTCCCAGGGAGTGAGCTGCTCGGCTATGCGCGCGCCGACCATTGGGCGGTCGCCCTGCCCTTGCAGGAGCACTGGCCGGTAATCGCCGGCAACCCCAGGGGCGCAATCTACCCGCGTGACCTGCTCTTCGAGGCCATCGTGCTGCGCACGGCCGAAGCCCTGCGAGAGACGCTCTCTCCAGAGCGTCCGACGCCGCTACATTGACCGTGAAGGGCACCGCCTGGACAAACCGGCTCGGTTTTCGGGGCACACGATGTAACCCGTTCTGGGTGAGGCGCGTATCCAGGGTACGTCGCTACGACATGACCCTCGAATCGGAGCTGTTCCCATGCTCGACTCCCTCCTTCGCCGCCTCGCCCCGACCGTTCCCACCGTCTCCACGACGGCCACGCAGACGGCCTCTGCCACGCCCGCGGTGACCACACCGGCGGTAACCACGCCCTCGCCAGCCTCCTACTTCCGGGACGGCTTCGACCTCCCGCGGGCCACCCCCGTAAGCCTCAACGGCGGTGGGAACGCGGCCTCGATCGACCTTCCGCCGTTCCTCAAGCGCCTGCTGCCCGATCCCGTGGGCCCGAAGCTGCTGCACCTGGACGATGGGTTGACGCCGCAGGGCCAGGGCTACGACGCCAAGCGCGGCGAGGTGCTCACGACCTACTACGACGACAGCGGCGTGCTGCTCTCGATCCAGGACAAGAAGGACGGGAGCGAGACGCTCAATGTGCGCCTGGGAGGCAAGGACTCGGTCCCGCCGCCCTCACATGGTGGAGGCGTCTCGGTGGACGGCGACAACGTCTACGTCTCGGACACGGACTTCATCTACGTCTACAGCCGCGAGGCCATCGAGAAGGCGGAGAGAGAGGGGACCGTCGCCGAGCCGTCCCAGGTGATCGACGTGCCCGCTGACAGGATCGACCCCGAGACGGGCACCGGGCTGGTCTCGAACGGCAGCTACATGACGGTGAAGGACGGCTACGCCTACGTCGGCGGGTACAGCAAGGACGGCGACGGCAAGGCGGGCGCGGTCTGGCGGTACAAGCTCGACGAGCGCACGGGCGAGCTCATCCAGAACGAGCACTCGCCGCAGGGGCCCATCCGCGCGCCCGACCGGGCTCAGGGGATCGCGGTCGTGGACGGCGCGCTGCTGTTCACCACCGGCGACCACAAGCTGGTGTACCAGCCGTTCGACACGGAGAAGTTCAAGGCAGACATCGACGACCGGACCGACATCAGCAACGGGAAGATCGACCCGTACGCGCAGGGGCTGAACATCATCGATGGTGAACTCTGGGTGACGTACGAGAGCGGCTCGGACAAGTACAAGGACGACGTCGATCACCCCCGGGAGCACATCCAGCGCATTCCACTGGATGAGCTGGACCTCGACGCGGCAGGCCTGACGCCGGAGGATCTGCAGGGCTGAGCGGTCAGCGCACGAGGACAGCTGCCGTTGAAGAGGGATGGCGCCCCCATCCCTCGAATCCCCCACTGCCCTGGAAGCGCACGAGCGCCATCGCCCTTGCGAGCCCTGCGAACAGGTGTTGGAAGCACCTCACAGGGCCCGCAGGGACGGGGGGTTTACGGGCAGGTGCGGTTGATGAGCGTGCCGCCAAACCGGGTCTGCCAGAACGTCACGTAGTGGTACGTGTACGGCCCCGACAGATACGGAGAGCTGTCGCCGGTGCAGGTCTCGATGTAGACCGTCTGTCCCCAGGTCCCCGAGTTCCACTGGTACAGCGAGCCATCGAGGTAGACCCGCGAGTCCGGACTCGAGAACAGCGAGAGCAGCGAGCCGTCCCACCACGGAGCCGCCGAGTATTGATCCCAGCACTGGAAGCGATACTTATTGTCACTGCAGCGGAAGTACTCCGTGATTTCGCACGGACCGAAGCCGAGCAGATACTGCACCTGCGAGCCGTCCACGAACGTCACTTTGCACCCTGAGTCCTGGGTGGCCGCGTCGTAGTTCTTGATGTCCTGGATCGTATTGAAGGGGCCGCTCCCCTGCATGATGGAGATGTCGCCCGCCCCCTCCGCGCCCTGCGCTGGCTGCTCGGTCTTGGCCGCCGCTTCATCGGCCTCGGTTCCTGCCAGGGCGGAGCTCGCCAGCAAGGTCGTCAGGGTGATGCTCGCGATAATCGTTGCTCTCATCCGATGGTTTCCTTTCAAGGGACTTCTGTCTGGTTGCTCGGCGCCCCGGTTGGGCTCTTGGAGCGCACGAGATTCCCCCCAGAGCAGGGAGACCCGGGATGAGCGGGCTATGCAGAAAGACCCCATCTTTCGTTTAGAGCAAAAATTTGCGGCGCGATTGCGGTGTGCTCGCCTCTTGTTCTTTCGGCTCTGCCTCCGCCATGGGGCCCCAGCCCCGGTGAGAGCGGCCGGCCCGAGGGCATCACCTTCTTCGCCCAGGACATCACTGCCCGCAAGCAGGCCGAGGCCCGCCTGGGAGAGATGCACCGCACCCTGGTGGATGTCTCGCGCCAGGCGGGCATGGCGGAGGTGGCCACCGGCTGCGCACCGGCTCGATCGGCTGGCTGCGCGCGGGCGTCAGTCCTCTGCTTCCGAGGTGCCCGATGCGGGCACTGCCGCCGTGGGGGACTCCGCGCCCACGGCGCCCCTGGCCATCCATGTCCCCGCAAAGACAGAGACCATGGCCCGAGACATGCCGCCAAAGCCTGTTCCCGGGCAGACCCGACCCGACGAGAAGGGCCGCTGTCCCGGCCGCAAGCTGGTGGCCCTCAACGGAGGCTGCTGGGTGGAGACTCTTCCGATGAGCGCCGAGGAGTGCGCGGAGAACGGCTGGGTGTACAGCCAAGGCCGGTGCTACGCACCTGCCCTCAGTCCACCCAGCAAGCCGCCGCCCACGTCGGGTCCGCCGGACTCCCGCTGAGCTTATGACTGGCTGCCTCTGGCGGCTTCAGGGGAAACGAAAACCCCGGCTCGCCTGATAGCTGCCGGTGCCTTGCTACAGCTTTCGCTGCGTTGTGGAGGCGGCGGGAATCGAACCCGCCGTAAGGCGGAAGCAAAACCCTTTAGCTCGGAGCTGCCCGACCGCCAATCTTCGGGAAGCGCTCATAAGCCCACATGAGCGCCTCAAGGTGAGCTGGGTTGTCGAGGTCGAGCGGGGCCTCTGTGAGCTGAACCACCCACCCGCCCGTGGTTGTGCGCCGCGCACGAGAGAGCAGATCGGCATCTCGCGAGGGGTCCGGGAACCCAATGGACTCTGCTGCCGCGGCGGACCAGTAGTTCAGCCACCCTAGATACTGCGGAATCGCAGGCGAGCGGATTTTCTCTGGAAACCTGAGCGCTGGCAGCCCTCGTGGCGGGGTTCCTGGCTTATGCACTGGATCTCGCGTCTGCCGCGCAATCTCGACGGCCGCGCTGAAAGGCGTCGCACGTCCCCAGAATGCACGCGCGCCCTCTGCCATTTCCGCCAGCACATCCGCTGCCGCCGCGCGAATAGTCGTGTCGAGAGGCAGGTCCGCATGGACATCGAGCAACGGTTGCCCGCCCGCCGCTTGGCTCGCGGGGATTGCCAATCCGCTCAGCGTTATGGGGGAGCTCTCGTCGCCATTGCAGAGCAGCGGGAACTTCCCGCGGGCCACCGCCTCGGCGAGCCACGTATCTCGCTGGGGCAATGCGATGGGCTGTCCCTCCTGAGAGACTTTCCACTCCAGGCGCAGGCCGGGAAGCGCCCGCTCCAGCCTGTGGACAACAGCGAGCGGGCGGCTGTCATTGCCTACGAGTGCAGGCGCGTAAACGAGGAGGGTCAGGCGGCCATGCACGGTCATCGTGGGCACCCTGTGACAACGATGGTGAGGGTCCGGTCCCGCTCCTCTAACGCGGCCCTGTGAGCCTCGCTGCTCACGCCAACGGTAAACCCATAGTCACAGGCCTGCGCGATGGCACGCTCGTCCCGAAACTCCTCTACTTGATCTGAGAGCACCTGATTTTGGAGAAAGAGCGAGTACGTCTCGAAGCGGTCGGTCTTGATCTC
Encoded proteins:
- a CDS encoding DUF6855 family protein — its product is MATKKAPAKKSPAKKAPAKKAAAPKKPSSSSGLGTRERPWVLKTPPGTSEFEAFRDDTLDPPALVVRVGKTELRYHLRCIEDLRAMLAAHGDWMPLGGADEQKPAAEGSVESWGRSSKNPVGGWYGLKKGLRGRFGVYVPPVLEALGLAELEHQPKNNRMRARAP
- a CDS encoding acetyltransferase, translating into MQGLFLYGSGGHASVVADLVRANGQYAILGLIDDDPLLAGGERFGHRVLGDRHALTSERTDNLFLGIGDNHTRQRLSAQLAGWRFPTLIHPTAVIGENVSIGAGTAVMPFAVIEHGATIGEHCIINNGAVIGHGSRIGAYCHVSGKSALGGGVTLEPFVFVGMGAVVTPGVTVAKNCLLSAGSMTSRDIGEGATVVGNPGRPFFNRRGMG
- a CDS encoding DUF5953 family protein, whose product is MTVHGRLTLLVYAPALVGNDSRPLAVVHRLERALPGLRLEWKVSQEGQPIALPQRDTWLAEAVARGKFPLLCNGDESSPITLSGLAIPASQAAGGQPLLDVHADLPLDTTIRAAAADVLAEMAEGARAFWGRATPFSAAVEIARQTRDPVHKPGTPPRGLPALRFPEKIRSPAIPQYLGWLNYWSAAAAESIGFPDPSRDADLLSRARRTTTGGWVVQLTEAPLDLDNPAHLEALMWAYERFPKIGGRAAPS